A section of the Festucalex cinctus isolate MCC-2025b chromosome 7, RoL_Fcin_1.0, whole genome shotgun sequence genome encodes:
- the LOC144022915 gene encoding derlin-1-like — protein sequence MDMQLLMIPLIMSVLYIWAQFNKDTIVSFWFGTRFKAHYLPWVILIFNFIIGGSFVNELIGNLVGHLYFFLMFKYPMDLGGRSFLSTPQFLYQLLPSRRGGVSGFGAPPPGRPAPQEQAGGGDRGGFRRHNWGQGFRLGD from the exons ATGGACATGCAG CTGCTGATGATCccgttgatcatgtctgtactGTACATCTGGGCCCAGTTCAATAAAGACACGATTGTGTCTTTCTGGTTTGGAACAAGATTCAAG GCACATTATCTGCCGTGGGTCATTTTGATCTTCAACTTCATCATCGGAGGCTC GTTTGTGAATGAACTCATTGGGAACCTGGTGGGTCACCTCTACTTCTTTCTCATGTTCAAATATCCCATGGACCTTGGAGGACGCTCCTTCCTTTCTACGCCACAGTTCTT ATATCAGCTGCTcccaagcaggagaggaggCGTGTCAGGCTTTGGAGCCCCTCCTCCTGGAAGACCAGCGCCTCAGGAGCAGGCAGGAGGAGGCGACCGAGGCGGCTTCAGACGTCACAACTGGGGCCAAGGCTTCCGTCTGGGGGATTAA